The proteins below are encoded in one region of Engraulis encrasicolus isolate BLACKSEA-1 chromosome 1, IST_EnEncr_1.0, whole genome shotgun sequence:
- the LOC134453746 gene encoding microfibril-associated glycoprotein 4-like — protein MMLRFVEVLLLPLLVLGDIHFPLDCEDLFSHGKTDSEVYTIFPNGISFPVNVYCDMGCENDKDEGAGWTVFQRRMDGTVNFYRPWQQYKEGFGDASGEYWLGLEMLYLLTRKKNYELRVDMEDFEGNRVFAKYSTFAVGPGDQYKLTISGFTNGGAGDSLSGHNDMKFSTFDKDQDPSSSNCAALFLGGYWYGDCHSSNPNGVYLWGAASHYALGVNWYAFKGHRYSLKSITMKIKPVVA, from the exons ATGATG CTGAGGTTTGTAGAAGTACTCTTGCTACCTTTGCTGGTACTGGGTGATATCCATTTTCCTTTGGACTGTGAAGACCTGTTTTCACATGGAAAGACGGACAGTGAAGTCTACACCATCTTCCCCAATGGCATCAGTTTCCCTGTCAATGTTTACTGTGACATGGGCTGTGAGAACGACAAGGATGAGGGAGCAGGATGGACT gtgTTTCAGAGACGAATGGATGGTACAGTGAACTTCTACAGGCCCTGGCAGCAGTATAAAGAAGGTTTCGGGGACGCGTCTGGGGAGTACTGGCTGG GCTTGGAGATGCTCTACCTGCTGACCAGAAAGAAGAACTACGAGTTGCGAGTGGACATGGAGGACTTTGAGGGCAACAGGGTTTTTGCCAAATACTCCACCTTCGCTGTCGGCCCAGGAGACCAATACAAGCTGACCATCAGTGGTTTCACCAATGGAGGCGCTG gggactCACTCTCTGGCCATAATGATATGAAATTCAGCACTTTTGATAAGGATCAAGACCCATCATCTTCAAATTGTGCTGCCCTGTTTTTGGGAGGATATTGGTACGGGGATTGCCACTCTTCCAATCCAAATGGGGTGTACCTGTGGGGTGCTGCAAGCCACTATGCCCTCGGGGTAAATTGGTATGCCTTTAAGGGACACCGCTATTCACTCAAGTCTATCACTATGAAGATTAAACCTGTAGTAGCTTAG